A region of the Synechococcus sp. PCC 7502 genome:
CGAAACGGGTATTGTCACTCACATTGCCCCCGCCCCTCTTAACTGTGTGGTGATGGGTGCAGGAAAAGTGTTAGAGGATTATAAGAAACTGGGTAGAGTTTTAACTAGTCGCTTAAATCGCCTCTAGTTTTTGCCTCTGGTTTTTGTCTTTAGTTTTTAAAGATGTGTGTATTTAAGTATGGAATCCTTACGTCGGCATTGGCAACGCTACGCTTTACAGCTAGGTATGGCACTGGCAGGGCTAATTTTGGCGTGGATGATTCGTCAAACCAATGGCGTGTTTTTAATGGAGGCATATCAATTTTTGAGTGCGCCATTTCAGCCTAGCTTTTCTCGGCAGGAGGTGATGCAAGACGCTAGGGTGAAGGAGCTACAGAATCGTCTCACTGAGTTGGAAAATCAAAATCAACAGTTTCGGAAAATTTTAGGAGAAAAGTCAATTATTTCTGGTTCAGGTACTTGGGCACCGATTATTGGGCGTAGTGCCGATTCGTGGTGGCAACAAATTATCATCGGTCGGGGCAGTAGTGATGGGATTAAATCGGGGGCGATCGCCGTTGGCACAGGAGGATTAGTGGGTAGGGTTACCGATGTTTCTTCCCATAGCAGCCGAGTATTATTAATTAGTGATCCTACAAATCAAGTGGGAGTTGTGGTCAGTCGCAGTCGTTATATGGGCATATTGCGGGGACAAAGCCAAAACTTAGGGATCATTGAATTCTTTGACCGTGATACCGATGCCAAACGGGGAGATATTATTGCCACTTCGCCCTTTAGTAAGCTTTATCCTGCGGGTATTCCTATTGGGAGAATTCGCTCTGTGAACTTAGATAAACAGCCAGCCCCAGAGGCGATCATTGAGTTTACGGTACCGATGTCTTTACTAGAGTTTGTGCAGATTTATCCTAAGGATTGATTGGCTTAGATTCGAGTTGTCCCCACAAGTTATTTCCAGAGGTGTAGGGAAAGTTTAAATGCCATGAAGCAAGTCAATGTATTAGTAGATTGTGTTGGCATAGATGGGGTTTTGAGCTATCGGGTTCCCGATCAACTTACAGTTAAAATTGGAGATATTTTGACCGTACCCCTAGGCACAAGATCTGTGGGAGCGATCGCTGTTGAATTAATTGATCTGCCCTTAGATTCACTAGATTCTTTAAATTCTGAGTATGAACTTAAAGAAGTGCAAAGTGTTGTTAATACTGGCTTATTTCCTTCAGGTTATTGGCAATTACTAAATCTCACAGCTTCCTATTATCGAACTTCTTTGATCCAAACGGCGAAGGTGGCTTTACCGCCCAATTTATTAGATCGGTCGAGCTATCGGATTAAGGTCAACCAAAATATTGATCCCCAGCCTGAAAAACTGACAGTCGCAGCTCAAGTGGTCTGGGATTTTTTACATGAACACCCAAAACCTTTAACCCGTCGCTATATCACACAGAAGTTACCTAAATATGCCGCCAGTGGACTGCGATCGCTAATGAGTCTTGGATATATTGCCACTGAACTGGAACCACCCCGTAAACCTCAACCCAAATTTGAAAATGTCGTAGTTTTAATTAAGCTAGATACCGAGGAAATTAGTAGTCGCCACAAAGAAATTCTCCATACTTTAGCCCAAGCCGGCGGTGAGTTATCCCAACCCGAATTAATTACTAAAGCTAAAACCACAGGAGCTACCCTTAAAACTCTGGTACAGAAAGGATTAATTGCGATTACGCCAAGGGAATGTTTACGTTTAGGTGGAAAAACCCATTTTGTCCAGAGCGATCGCCCCAAAGCTTTAACGCCCGATCAAACTCAAGCCCTCACCAGTATTCAATCTCTTTTTAATCAATCTGCTACTATGCTTTTGCATGGAGTCACGGGATCGGGGAAAACCGAAGTTTACTTACAGGCGATCGCTCTAGTTTTGGCAATGGGAAAATCAGCTTTAGTTTTAGTCCCTGAAATTGGCTTAACCCCGCAACTTACCGATCGATTTAGAGCCAGATTTGGCGATCTCAA
Encoded here:
- the mreC gene encoding rod shape-determining protein MreC → MESLRRHWQRYALQLGMALAGLILAWMIRQTNGVFLMEAYQFLSAPFQPSFSRQEVMQDARVKELQNRLTELENQNQQFRKILGEKSIISGSGTWAPIIGRSADSWWQQIIIGRGSSDGIKSGAIAVGTGGLVGRVTDVSSHSSRVLLISDPTNQVGVVVSRSRYMGILRGQSQNLGIIEFFDRDTDAKRGDIIATSPFSKLYPAGIPIGRIRSVNLDKQPAPEAIIEFTVPMSLLEFVQIYPKD